The Acinonyx jubatus isolate Ajub_Pintada_27869175 chromosome E3, VMU_Ajub_asm_v1.0, whole genome shotgun sequence genome has a window encoding:
- the GJC3 gene encoding gap junction gamma-3 protein isoform X2 — protein sequence MCGRFLRQLVAEESRHSTSVGRLLLPVLLGFRLVLLAASGAGVYSDEQSEFVCHTQQPGCKAACYDAFHPFSPLHFWVFQVILVAVPSALYMGLTLYHVIWLWEESGKGKEEETLIRRGEKSRDASGPGSPRLLWAYVAQLGVRLVLEGTALGVQYHVYGFNVPSSFACRREPCLGSITCYLSRPFEKTIFLKTMFGISGLCLLFTLLELVLLGLGRWWRARKHRSPPSNYSPTSESTRRHKEPTENFPVVETKEPFREAGEKSTDVPLSSCS from the coding sequence ATGTGTGGCCGGTTCCTGAGGCAGCTGGTGGCTGAGGAGAGCCGGCACTCCACCTCCGTGGGACGCCTCCTGCTCCCTGTGCTCCTGGGGTTCCGCCTCGTGCTGCTGGCTGCCAGCGGGGCCGGGGTCTACAGCGACGAGCAGAGTGAATTCGTGTGTCACACCCAGCAGCCAGGCTGCAAGGCCGCCTGCTACGATGCCTTccaccccttctccccactgCACTTCTGGGTCTTCCAGGTCATCTTGGTGGCTGTGCCCAGCGCCCTCTACATGGGTCTCACtttgtatcatgtcatctggctTTGGGAAGAgtcaggaaaggggaaggaggaggagactcTGATCCGCcgaggggagaagagcagagatgcCTCCGGTCCTGGAAGCCCCAGGCTGCTCTGGGCCTATGTGGCACAGCTGGGCGTGCGGCTGGTCCTTGAGGGGACAGCCTTGGGGGTACAGTACCATGTGTATGGGTTCAACGTGCCCAGCTCCTTTGCATGTCGCCGAGAGCCTTGCCTTGGTAGTATAACCTGTTACCTGTCCCGCCCATTTGAGAAGACCATCTTCCTAAAGACCATGTTTGGGATCAGTGGGCTCTGTCTCTTGTTCACGCTTTTGGAACTTGTGCTCCTGGGCCTGGGGCGATGGTGGAGGGCCCGGAAGCACAGATCTCCCCCTTCTAACTACTCCCCAACTTCAGAGAGCACCAGAAGACACAAGGAACCGACTGAAAACTTCCCAGTGGTGGAGACCAAAGAGCCATTCCGAGAAGCAGGTGAGAAGAGCACTGATgtccctctttcttcctgctcctga
- the GJC3 gene encoding gap junction gamma-3 protein isoform X1 translates to MRLLKMREQYTHTHYCPLLPNRMCGRFLRQLVAEESRHSTSVGRLLLPVLLGFRLVLLAASGAGVYSDEQSEFVCHTQQPGCKAACYDAFHPFSPLHFWVFQVILVAVPSALYMGLTLYHVIWLWEESGKGKEEETLIRRGEKSRDASGPGSPRLLWAYVAQLGVRLVLEGTALGVQYHVYGFNVPSSFACRREPCLGSITCYLSRPFEKTIFLKTMFGISGLCLLFTLLELVLLGLGRWWRARKHRSPPSNYSPTSESTRRHKEPTENFPVVETKEPFREAGEKSTDVPLSSCS, encoded by the coding sequence ATGCGCCTCCTCAAGATGAGAGAGCAGTACACTCACACTCATTATTGCCCTCTGCTCCCTAACAGGATGTGTGGCCGGTTCCTGAGGCAGCTGGTGGCTGAGGAGAGCCGGCACTCCACCTCCGTGGGACGCCTCCTGCTCCCTGTGCTCCTGGGGTTCCGCCTCGTGCTGCTGGCTGCCAGCGGGGCCGGGGTCTACAGCGACGAGCAGAGTGAATTCGTGTGTCACACCCAGCAGCCAGGCTGCAAGGCCGCCTGCTACGATGCCTTccaccccttctccccactgCACTTCTGGGTCTTCCAGGTCATCTTGGTGGCTGTGCCCAGCGCCCTCTACATGGGTCTCACtttgtatcatgtcatctggctTTGGGAAGAgtcaggaaaggggaaggaggaggagactcTGATCCGCcgaggggagaagagcagagatgcCTCCGGTCCTGGAAGCCCCAGGCTGCTCTGGGCCTATGTGGCACAGCTGGGCGTGCGGCTGGTCCTTGAGGGGACAGCCTTGGGGGTACAGTACCATGTGTATGGGTTCAACGTGCCCAGCTCCTTTGCATGTCGCCGAGAGCCTTGCCTTGGTAGTATAACCTGTTACCTGTCCCGCCCATTTGAGAAGACCATCTTCCTAAAGACCATGTTTGGGATCAGTGGGCTCTGTCTCTTGTTCACGCTTTTGGAACTTGTGCTCCTGGGCCTGGGGCGATGGTGGAGGGCCCGGAAGCACAGATCTCCCCCTTCTAACTACTCCCCAACTTCAGAGAGCACCAGAAGACACAAGGAACCGACTGAAAACTTCCCAGTGGTGGAGACCAAAGAGCCATTCCGAGAAGCAGGTGAGAAGAGCACTGATgtccctctttcttcctgctcctga